The following proteins are co-located in the Phocoena phocoena chromosome 1, mPhoPho1.1, whole genome shotgun sequence genome:
- the FAM43B gene encoding protein FAM43B, whose product MLPWRRNKFVLVEDEAKCKAKSLSPGLAYTSLLSSFLRSCPDLLPDWPLERLGRVFRSRRQKVELNKEDPTYTVWYLGNAVTLHAKGDGCTDDAVGKIWARCGPGGGTKMKLTLGPHGIRMQPCERSGSGGSGGRRPAHAYLLPRITYCTADGRHPRVFAWVYRHQARHKAVVLRCHAVLLARAHKARALARLLRQTALAAFSDFKRLQRQSDARHVRQQHLLAGGAAASVPRAPLRRLLNAKCAYRPPAAERGRGAPRLSSIQEEDEDQDEEAEELEEGAPQSERPEVLSLARELRTCSLRGAPAPPPPSQPRRWKAGHRERAGQAR is encoded by the coding sequence ATGCTGCCCTGGAGACGTAACAAATTCGTGCTAGTGGAGGACGAGGCCAAGTGCAAGGCGAAGAGCCTGAGCCCGGGGCTCGCCTACACGTCGCTGCTCTCCAGCTTCCTGCGCTCCTGCCCGGACCTGCTGCCCGACTGGCCGCTGGAGCGCCTGGGTCGCGTGTTCCGCAGCCGGCGCCAGAAAGTGGAGCTCAACAAGGAGGACCCGACCTACACCGTGTGGTACCTGGGCAACGCCGTCACCCTGCACGCCAAGGGCGACGGCTGCACCGACGACGCCGTGGGCAAGATCTGGGCGCGCTGCGGGCCGGGCGGGGGCACCAAGATGAAGCTGACGCTAGGGCCGCACGGCATCCGCATGCAGCCGTGCGAGCGCAGCGGCTCTGGTGGCTCGGGGGGCCGCAGACCGGCGCACGCCTACCTGCTGCCGCGCATCACCTACTGCACGGCGGACGGGCGCCACCCGCGCGTCTTCGCCTGGGTCTACCGCCACCAGGCGCGCCACAAGGCCGTGGTGCTGCGCTGCCACGCCGTGCTGCTGGCGCGGGCGCACAAGGCGCGCGCCCTGGCCCGCCTGCTCCGCCAGACCGCGCTGGCGGCTTTCAGCGACTTCAAGCGCCTGCAGCGCCAGAGCGACGCGCGCCACGTGCGCCAGCAGCACCTCCTCGCGGGGGGCGCCGCCGCCTCGGTGCCCCGCGCCCCGCTGCGCCGGCTGCTCAACGCCAAGTGCGCCTACCGGCCGCCGGCCGCCGAGCGCGGCCGCGGGGCGCCGCGCCTCAGCAGCATCCAGGAGGAGGACGAGGACCAGGACGAGGAGGCGGAGGAGCTCGAGGAAGGAGCCCCCCAGAGCGAGCGGCCGGAGGTGCTCAGCCTGGCCCGGGAGCTGAGGACGTGCAGCCTGCGGGGCGCCCCGGCGCCTCCGCCGCCCTCGCAGCCTCGCCGCTGGAAGGCCGGCCACCGGGAGCGGGCGGGCCAGGCGCGCTGA